The stretch of DNA GTTGCAAACTTATTAAAATATTCTTCTAGTTTCAATGTTTCATTTGGGCTGAGTGAGAATGTGAATCCCATTGTATCATCACTTCTTTGTCTGATTCCGGCGTTTGAAATGTCAACGGCCAGAATATCGTCCTTGCCTCTTATGAAAACAACACAGTTTTCCAAATCTACCTCATTTTCTTTAGCTATGTCCTTCAAGTCACTCATAAAAGACCTCCTAAAAATTTAGTCATGATTAAATTTAGTATAATATCAATTGTTATATAAAGTTATCTAAAAAAAGCGATTATCTAAGTATTTCGTAATTAAAAAAAGTAGTTTGAAGAAGATTAATTAATTAATCTTCAAGTCTTTTGCCAACTATACTAACCTTTGTCTAGTAGTTGGTTTTTTATTTTGCCAGCTGTATCTCCTTAATTTTTTAGATTTACCGAATCCACAGGAAGCACAGACTTTTTTACGTATATGGTAAGTGTTTCTACCACATCTTCTGCATCTGATATGGGTCTTTTTATTTTTCTTACCCATTGATGGAGTTCCCTTTGACATTGATACACCTCCTCACTTTCTCATTGAAAATATAATCTCGAAATAAGTATTGAATAATATTTATGGTGAAATATAAACAATATTGTCTCCTCTTATGAGCACAACACCGAGTCTTCTGGTAACTTCTCCGTCTTGTAACTCTTCTGCATCATTAAGAACTAAATTCATGTGTAAATCAAAGCTCTTAAGTATACCTCTAAATTCACGATCTCCTTTGAGTTTTATTAAAACTGGAGCATCTACAGATTTTCCTAATGCATCAAGTGGTCTTTGAACATTTTGTCCGCTCATTATATCACCTTATATTATCAAAATTTTAGTTTTTTTTAGTATGAATTGAGTAAGTAATACTCGCTATTAGACATAATATAATCAAGTTAAGATAAGACAAAACCTAATTAAAACTAATACTATTAATTATAAATTACCTACTATATAAATGTTGCCTTATTTTAGGCAAAAAGAATAAAAAAATAATTGCAATACTAATTATTAACCTTCCCCTATTTAAATTATTTTTCAAATGCTCTTAGACTTTCTTTAAAAAGAACATGCAAGAAAAATACTATCACCAACCATCACAGGCAAACACCATGAAATTCAACCGCGAGAAATATGCTGACCTTATAATGTACATCCTGTCCCAAACGTACAACAGGCCCAATTTAGGAAAAACAGTGCTCTGCAGCATATTATACTTCATCGATTTCAACTATTACGAGCTCTACGGCACATTGCTTACAAAAGAAACCTACATCAAATCAAAAAAGGGAATAAAGCCAAAACATTTCCACGAGGTTACAAGCGAACTGATTTCAAAAAAACAGCTGTTTTTAAGAAAGGAACCCTACTACCACAGAACCATCCACAAATACTACCTAACCATAATACCCACATTCAAATTCAGCAGAAAAGAGCTTGAAATAATCGACTTCAGCATTGAACGGCTAAGCGGCAACAATGCAAGCACCATCATAAAATATGCGATAAAAGATCCTCCACTGATTATTGCCGACTT from Methanobrevibacter sp. YE315 encodes:
- a CDS encoding 50S ribosomal protein L37e, which gives rise to MSKGTPSMGKKNKKTHIRCRRCGRNTYHIRKKVCASCGFGKSKKLRRYSWQNKKPTTRQRLV
- a CDS encoding LSm family protein encodes the protein MSGQNVQRPLDALGKSVDAPVLIKLKGDREFRGILKSFDLHMNLVLNDAEELQDGEVTRRLGVVLIRGDNIVYISP
- a CDS encoding type II toxin-antitoxin system antitoxin SocA domain-containing protein, producing the protein MQEKYYHQPSQANTMKFNREKYADLIMYILSQTYNRPNLGKTVLCSILYFIDFNYYELYGTLLTKETYIKSKKGIKPKHFHEVTSELISKKQLFLRKEPYYHRTIHKYYLTIIPTFKFSRKELEIIDFSIERLSGNNASTIIKYAIKDPPLIIADFGENIDYRYVFSRNNQYSMKKIKPINK